aaagagagagaaaagaaagtcagTCAATCGATGCAGCAAtcttcattgttgttttattttaggagattgccacagccaccccaaccttcagcaagcATCATCCTGATGAGTCAGCAGCCATCAAGGCTGCCcaccagcaaaagaaaaaattacaacttACTGAAGACTCAGGTGATCATCatcattttttagcaataaagtattttaaattatgtacatTTTTTGGACATAATGCTAGTAGACCCAGTATAATGTAAACATAGCTTTTTATATACACTAGGAAGCAAAAAATTTGCGTGACTTGCTCTATTGTGATATTCATTTTATTGGAATAGTCTGAAACCAAACCCCCAGTATCTCCAAAGTTGATTTGTACCTTATGTTGATTAACTTTAATTCTCAACAGTCCCATAATGAGAAAGAGAGGAATGGAGAACCTAAGTGACTTGCAAGAGCCCCTCCAGGAGCTAGAAGGGAGGACTGGGATTTGAATCCGTACATTTGGCTCTAGGACTGTAATTGTCACCTGTGGGCTGTGGTACCTGGTATACCTTAACACCTAGGTGATCTCCAAGGTCCTAAGAGGTGCTAACATTCTATGTGGCCATGAAATTAACCTTTTAAGCAGATGGGTGGTTTCTTGATTCTTCCTGTAATTCCAAAGCATTTTTCCTGTATGAACTTACTGATCATTGCGGCAAGGAAGACAAGTCTTCATTTTCCCAGCCCCACCACTGGGAACGACTCATCAGGTGAAAAGCTTGGGAAGGCCTCAAGGTGGCAGCATTAACTCAAATATGGATGGACAGAGCCTTGTATCTGGCCTTGAACTAATCAAAAATTCAGAATTGGCccttttctgccttttagtttttctaAAACCCCAGGGTGTAACTATTTGGAGGTGAAGAGTCAAACTGATCTTGTGAGGAGACTAAACAGTGAAGACGCTGGAGACATCAAAGTGGAAAAGCATAAGTATTTCCCAGGAATTAAGAGTCtttggagggaaaagaaagaggataTATTTGGTGCCATGAAAAAATGATGAGGTTCAAAAAGATTAATGATTCATCTGTTATCCGTTCATAAGTGGCTGATTCTAGGCCTCTTACTTGCCAAAACCCTGAACCACCTCACTTCACCATGTTAATAgtcttcatttttatctgtttaattttttagaatattAAACACTGATAAAGGAGAGTACTAAATTACTTTATAAAGCCAGATATATAGGCTAGATTGTCTCAGTTGTTAGAGTCTTGATCCTACAGGTGAAGTTTTCTCTTCATTCCtcatcttcctctccctctcttcctcttctcttccctccccttccttccttcttttctttgctttctctaTCTGTCCTCAGccatttttccctctttctttctctagttttttcCTTGGTTGTTATATTGGTCAACTAAATAATGAGGAAGAAACCTAAGTCTTCAGAGTTGGACATGTGGGTTAGGTGATTAGATGCTACAAAATTCCACCAGTGTGCAAAAATATCCTTGGACTCCTACCACCTAGCTTTCCACTTGCTTGGCCactttatatgtcttcttttgttaaaaataatttttctaacagGGGGCTTTTTCTTGGAAATGTTTTCATGAGAGCAAAGAAAAAAGTGAGTAAATAAGCTCTACTTTTGTAACTGACTGTAGTGGAACATGCATTTGTGAGAACTTAAGAGAAATATTGTTTCCTAGATTCCGAGAACATCTCTGCTTCTCCACATTTATTCCCAAGAGAAGCAGTAAAGCACAgtgtaaaaatatatagaatttggGTCAGACAGACTTGAGCATTTCCTCACTTTCTGGAactacaagatgctccaggcttCTCTGGTATAATCCCGGCTCCAGTGCTAGAACCAGCCTTTTCTCGAAGGAGCCCTGGTTTCTTTTATTAGAGAATAATATTAGAGAAAGATCTAAGTGCTAGGTATATACAGaagttttcacatctgtaaattGAAAAGATAATATATTTCTCATAGAGTTATAagaacattaagtgaaataacacatacaaatatatactgAACCAAGGGCTTGAAACATAGGAagctatattatattttatataaatatattatatacatataaatttatcaGAAGCCGAAATAGAGAAATCCTTCGCTTCTTGTAGGCACCatgttaaaattcatttaaaaccaGGTTGATTGGgaaaaaaattcctggaaatgtTTTGATTCACAGAGCTCTTTGAAACTTTGAGTTCTGTAGACAGAGCTGGGTTTGGGAAAATGGAGATTCtgataaaatttatcatttataatctgacattttgaaaatttctCCCCAAAGGGCCAACTTGCAATAATCACAGGAAATCTGTGGGCTGagtgtgcagtggctggatcctCAAGCTCCTTTGAAAGCATTTTTTGACACAATTTGCTCATCAATAATCTTAGCCTGTGACTAGAAGAGCCAGGACTCCCCTGTGTCCCCTAAGGGATCTTCGAGGTGCCTCCATATCATAATAATGTTTCAGTTCCCTCAGGAAAGTGGTGTTTTGATTGCTTGTTTGTATGTTGCTGAGCCTTGGATTGGAATTGAGACCTTAGGGAACCCGCCTTCAGAGGCTCCCAGATCTACATAGGCACTAGTTTCTAGCTGATCTCAGACTTTTCACACAGTTTGGTATGGCTCACTTACAGTCTCAAGCAAACTGCAGCAGCAGCTGAACTGCCTTTACACTTTTATCACATAGCCTCAGGAAATCTTTTACTATTTGAAATCCAAGGTCCTCAGAGACCAAcagctcttcttttcttttcttttctttttcagacttcAAAAAGTCCAATGTTGAAGCAGTTCTGAATTGAGATCTCATAATTCCCAAGGACATAGGTATGTTTTCCCCgacctttttaaaaagcagtattcTTCACACTGTAGGTAGAAATAACGggttcgtctaaaaaaaaaaaaagaggctcgGAAGTAGGTATATAAAAAGACTCTTCATTCAATTTCCCCCAACCTCCTCTGCTACATTTCACAAGAATAGAGACAGAAGTTTCCCATAAGTAATTCTGGGTTACCTTTAATTAGACAGCCATTGCCATAGTCATTGCTAGATGGGGTGTTGCTACCAACTGGTGTTAACAAAACCTGGGAAATAACTTCACATGATTGGCCTACAGTTTAATAAAAAGATTGATTAATTAGCTTCTATGGAGCACCTGCTAGAGGTCACACACTGGctgaattttcttatattttatcttaCTTTATCTTCTGTCTATAAAGGAAGATTGACTTGCCTACAGTCCCACAGCAAGTAAGCATTAAAGCTCTTATTCTAACTCAACTGCTGAGATTCTAATTCACTCATCCACTTGACAAATAGTTGAGTCTACTGTGTGGCTGCCTTGAGTGTAGGTAGTGGATAATAATGCACAAAACACTGACAAAAAATATAGGCCTTGTCTCTTCCCTTATGGAATTTATTCCAttgagaatcttctttggaacTCCCCAAACAGGGCTGTTATGACTGGGGGTGATGCTTCAAACCCCTTTAGAAGCAATTTTGATGGAACTTTTTATTTCCAAGCTATCTTAATGGCTTAGACTTCTCCTTATCTctttataacaataataatttcttaaattttaatgcTTTTTCAGTTTTTGACTTAATATTTCAACCTTAGGTATTTCAGTATTCAACCttagatattttaaagatattttttctctttcaagacTCCTTCTGATATTTATTTTAGGCCCATGCAGAAAAGCCTGGGTTTTGCAGGACTTGAGTGGGAGGAGATATAGCAGCGGCAGTGGCAGGATTTGGATTCAGGCCTTGCAGCCTCCCAGGGTTGGTGCTGGGTAAATGAGGTCTTTTCTCTCGGCACTGACTCCAGATTTCTCCTTGCTGCACTGGATCTCAACACGTTTATTAACAGAGACTGCAATGCGTAATAGAAAGGGTTGCCCATCAAGGGAACACAGAAAGAAGTACCTTGAAGATTAATTGCTGATAGATGAAGATGGCAGTCAGCGGCAGTTCAATatggtgtgtggggggtgtgtaaTGGCTTTTAAAAACTGAACCTACAGCTTAAGTGAATAGACTCCTGTGGTCAATATTAACCAAGGAAATTGATCTAATAAGCATTCGAGaagatattttggaaaaatattcagAATCCACCCCAAGTCAGCTGAATTTTATTCTTGGAGTTTTTCCAGGTTTTCATCCTACCTTGTGTCTAGGAAAAGGTTGGTTTACGATATGGGAGGGTTAATATCTCTTTAGTCAAAGGACCACAGTACTTAGCAAGCAGTTATCCCTTCCTGGGATCCCTCTGCCAATAAGCAGCAGTATTTGGCCAGAGTTCTAGACTTTAAACCAGTCACTtcacctcactgagcctcagtttcttcatgtctgtatctgctgtctctctctctctagtcaTGCAATAATTAAGAAGTGAATGCAAAAAGAGTTTTATAAACTTTAGAACCACTGTTTTTTATAAACTTGAGAACAGCAGTTCTCAATCAGGGGAATGTTACCCttcaggggacatttggcaacatctggagacatttttgactGTTACAAATGGGAGGTAGTGGTGTTACTAGAATCTAATGAGTACAAAGAGGCCAGGGAAACTGCTAAATatcttacaatgcacaggacagcacTCCTTCTTGCCCACCACACCCTGAACCAAAGAACTGTCTAGCTCataatgtcagtagtgctgaggcTGAAAAATCAGGCTCTGGAATTGTATAGATTTTACAGTTAAGTAGTTATGTGACCTCGAGGGGCACCACATCCTTCTGTTTCCAAATATGTAAGATCAGAACACTGCCTGTCATAGATTACAGGATACTGTGTCTGCTAAAATTAGAGAGTATACACACATGTCAGAAGtcaaaagaaaagtcaaaaaggCTGGATAAATATAATGGAAAGTGCTACTGGTCAGAAAGTCAATTGGTACATTACTGGATAGTAATGTACCAAGCTGACTGAGCCAGTTCTTATGAAACTAGCCACATCGTGTGTGTGTAATGGTCATCCAGAAATGACAAGCTACCTTATCCCCTTCTTTTTGTGTCACCAATCGAATGGCTGCTGTTACTCTTCAAGGTAAGCTAAAGTCCAGCAGAGTTGAAGCATCTTTCTCCTTTAAttcctgttttctcctttttcctcctctcttctaACATTTTCTCCCTCATTTCTTCTGAGCCTGCTCCCACTCACTCTGCTACTAGGAGTGGGGAAAGCCTGTGAACACCTGAGGTTGGGGAACAAAAATAGGGGAGAAAGAGTGCTCTCAAATGAGGATACAAGCCTGTCTCCAGGCCTGACCATCTGCAAACTCACTGTTACTCCTGAATATTTTTCATACGACAAGTCTAAGCTAATATTTTGGCCCAAAGCACAAGCCTGGTAGACAAGAGGACAATAGGCGGTTTGTTGTGGAATTAAAGAGCGTGAAAAATGTTTCTATACTTTCCTATTGATGTTCCGTTcgattcaccaaatatttatatatgtgtgtggggggcCATGATAAGGTGGGTGGACCAGAGAGGATGAAGACAGTTACCGTCCCAAGGGGCTTAGAGCTAGGCGAAGAGTGAGTAGTTGCCCAACTAATTGTACAATAATCAGCTAAGACTCAAGTGCtttgaggaggcagagaaaggaggACTTAACTGTAATTAGGGTCTACAACAGACTTCTGATAAGGGGTGAAAAAagacatatgcatatacacagatacacaaaaaCATTTGTATATATCAAATTTGTAGTtccatattaaatatatatataaatacatcctcatatttaaatataccatACTCCCTTTCAGTTGAACTACTGTTGAGGGATTAATTTATAAAGGCTTCAAAAGTTGTGGTTAAGATCTTTGGATTTAGTATCAAACAGACCTTGAGGGCACCACCACCTtgtcctgccaacaccttgattttggcccagtgaaactgatttgagacttctggcctcctgaaCTTTGAGAGAATaaacttgtgttgttttaaggaaaaataaatttagaaaatcttTAGTGAGGCTATACTATTGGAAGTAGAATGTGGAAGACATTGAGTGatggatgtttttatttttaataattaaatgcaTACAATCATATTCGTAtcataatttgtatttatatcaTGTAAATATGTTAAAGAATTCAAGATGAATGTATGGACTTTGGATTCAGAAATATAAAGGGGTGAACTTTGATTGTGACTGTTAAATAGACTATCTTGCTCAATATTCAGCTCCCTGAGCCTTAACTTTCTTGTCTGTAAGATAGTCATAATAGCACCTATCTCATATGAATTAAAAGCTATAATATAACAGAGGGTTCTAGCATGAGTCTTACACACAGTACGTTCTCTCTATACattagttttctccttttttatcaTCCCATCATCCCTTCTCGTACTTTCATTTGAATTTGGTTGATGCCTCTTCTTTAATCACCAGGCTAATTCAAGTTGACCACAATGGAGAATAGAACAGAAGTGACAGAGTTTATCCTCTTGGGATTAACAGATGACCCCAATCTTCAGATACCCCTCCTCCTGGCATTTTTATTCATCTACCTCATAACCCTGCTTGGGAATGGAGCAATGATGGTGATCATCCACTCAGACTCCCATCTCCACACTCCAATGTACTTTTTCCTCAGTAACCTCTCCTTTGTAGACTTGGGTTACTCATCAGCTGTAGCCCCCAAAACAGTGGCTGCATTGCAGTCAGGGGACAAGGCCATCTCCTACAATGGATGTGCAGCTCAGTTCTTCTTCTTTGTGGGGTTTGCCACTGTTGAGTGCTACCTCCTGGCCTCCATGGCCTATGACCGCCATGCAGCGGTATGTAGGCCTCTTCATTACACCACCACCATGACAGCAGGTGTGTGTGCTCTCCTTGCTACTGGTTCCTATGTCTCTGGCTTCCTCAATGCCTCTATCCATGCAGCAGGCACCTTCAGACTCTCCTTCTGTGGTTCTAATGAGATTAATCATTTCTTCTGTGACATTCCCCCACTCCTGGCTCTCTCATGCTCTGACACGCGCATCAGCAAGTTGGTGGTCTTCTTTGTGGTGGGCTTCAACGTCTTTTTCACCCTCCTGGTCATCCTCATTTCTTACTTCTTCATATGCATCACCATTCAAAGGATGCGTTCCGCTGAAGGGCGGAAAAAAGTCTTCTCCACCTGTGCTTCCCATCTCACTGCTATGTCCATCTTCTATGGCACAATCATCTTCATGTACTTACAGCCCAACTCCAGCCAGTCCATGGACACAGACAAAATAGCCTCTGTGTTTTACACAGTGGTGATTCCCATGCTGAATCCCTTGATCTACAGCCTTAGGAACAAAGAAGTGAAAAGTGCTCTCTGGAAAATACTCAACAAACTGTACCCCCAATATTAAGTGTGAATGGGAAGTAGGCAAGCAATTAAGGGATAAACTTTCTCTCACACCTAAATGCCATCATGACTTTTAATGTTTGGCTGGTTTCAGTTCTTTCTTCCCCAAGAACAGCGGTTACTTCTGctattagaaatgtaaaaagcaGCACGTTGAAAAGTCTTACTTAGAAAGATAATCGTATATTTAGTGAACAGCAGCATGGGACAGTTGAGCTTTTCTTGCTTTAGTTTCTTGATGTGTTTTAAAGCAGAAGATTGAAGGATATAACTGAATGTACTGAATTTTCCTCATCCTATTTTTAATTGTAAGGATTTTTCATTCACTATTAAACTTGGTATAAAGATTTCGCCTTCATTTATAATATTGATCAACTGAACATGCAgtattgttttttattcctttgttctGTGAGTTTGAAAGTTGGACTTCCTAATGTAGACAAAGGATggttcaatattttaaatgatatttcagAGGAAGTTGTAATTTAAAGGACAAGGCACTAGATCGAGTCAGGTGACTGAAGATTACATCTTTCCAACTCTCTACTCTCCCTTCTCTACCCATATTCCTACTCTACTTGCTAGTCATGTGCCTTTGCAATTTCCATTCCCTTTTGCTAAAGCATTGGGGAAACAATACACCTTGTTGTATACGTAAGTATGGAAATGCTTTAATAGATGAATTAGTTAAATTTGAACCTGACTAAATATAACTTCCTTCGGAGAGCCTACACTATCTTCTATGTTTCTTGTCTCTGTCTAACATAATTACCAAAATTTCCAGaaggtttagagaaaaaaaacaattttcccTAGAGctctaaagaaatatatttgttttctgaatCAAATGCTTGCATTTCTTAGCACCCTTAAGTTTGGCGAATCTATTATGAAGATGCGTAATAGCTTTCTGGAttgtctttgcttttattttttcaataattcaGCTCACCTCTGGGTCTCCATTGCATTCCAGTGTTCTGTAATTAGATGCTACAAGAATAAAAAAGCCTGCCTGGAAATTTACTTCTTAGGAACAGCACGATGACGCACAGTGCTAGTCCACCTTCAGGACTTGTTTCATGTGCTAAATGGTGTGAGCGAATGTGTGTGCGTGGGAGGGGAGTGGTGATTAATTTCACTTTTCACATATCAACTGCTTGATGGTGTTTATAACTGCAATTAATCTAAGTCACCACAATAGGTCATGATTTCAAAATCTccccaaaaaaacccacaaattaattttaactttatagatgaaaaccagaaatctTGGTTGGCTAACTCAGTTGGCTTAAAATGCCAATTTAGTTTTGAGATTATTGGGCTCCATTATGTACAGGGCAGCCTCTGTCTGAGGAGGATAAATCATAAGCCTTCCAGGGAAAATTGCAAAGAAGGAGTTATGGAACATGAGAAACACGAGAATATCTTTCTCTAGCACACGGTTGCCATCACCTGAAAAGATCAGGAGCTTCTGAGCCTAAGGCCTGGACAACCTATACTTCCCCCATtcagccccctccctcccctcttctttaGCAATGAGGCCCATCCAGCAACACGCAAGGAAGAACAGCCTTTACAGGCCAGGATCCACTGTATATGAGAATCTTTCTCATTGAAAGCTACAGAGCTCAAGAGTATCTGCATTTGGAGAAGAGCCTAGGAAGTAGCTATCCAAGCACTGAGTGCATTCCAATCTCACCTACACATTTTCCCTACTTGATATAATTGacttttttccctcctcttcctgctcctccttctttacttccttttatccttctcctctttttccttcccagCTTCTTTCTATGCCCAGCCCAAGCAGGAACTTTCCTCACCACTAGGCCATTTagatctctaaaaaaaaattaaaatctagagTCTATATATGATAACTATTACAGTATATATTAACATGTGTATCTGggcatgtttctttcttttataatttttatttttatttcattagatTTGGGGGGTACAGGTTGTTTTTGGTTACAGGCATAAATCATTTAGTGgtggtttctgagattttagtgtgcccatcacccaagcagtgtgcccaatatatagtcttttattcctcacctcTCTCCCAACCTTCCCCCATTGAGACcccaaagtctattttatcattctcATGGACACATTTCTTTATGCCTTTATACCTCAGTTTAGCAGGAAAATGTGGGTCTCCTAAGAGTTAAGGGCCCAATgtctacatatttatattttatgttgaaATCACCTCAAACAAGTGTTCCATCTGACTGTAAATAGGTATAAAAGAGTACTATCAAAAGCTGGATGAAAATTCTAACTGTTCTTATCAGTTGTATGACCTCAAGAAAGTCATTTAGTCTCACCGAACCCAATGTACAGGATAAAGTGTGAGGGTAATATGATATTAAGTATGTGAATGTGCCCATCATAATGAACGTGTATTTCATACCATTGAGATTCCTATACTAGCTCTTTCTTCACTTAGCTGTCCCTGGACTTCTCATGTTGGCTCTTGAGGTGCCTGAGCAAAAATGGGAAGTCCAAGGACAGCCAGGTGAAGCTCGTCCCATCCAAGTCCAAGCTTTTATTTCCATTCCTTGTTTAACTTTCTGCCCTCCAAGTTCCCAGCTCTACATTTCAAACTGACATTACACGGGTATTCATTTATAGAAGCTACTCAGAAGGAGATGTCTTGTCGCCAGCAAGACATCAATTCACAGAGTATACATTACTGTGAGGAGCTCTTCCCTTCCACATAGGAAATCTGTCAAATGGAGAGTAAATGCCCATTTGGTTAATAACAACACCCACTCTCTCCCTGCAGGAATTGTCTGATGAATGAGAGACCCTGTGTGTAGGGCCTGCCGCCCAATACAGTGCGATAAAGGCACAAGGACTTCCCACCTGAAATGTTCAAAAGAGAATGTGAAAACTCATAAATCAGGGCAGTTATTTATATTAGGAtagattattcttttaaaaatggattatGATTGAATTATTCTAAATAGGATGTTCCCTTTGTACATTAGAGCATTTGTTGAGGTTTATGTATTGggaatggaaaattaaaatattagattcCTTGGCAACTCAAGCTGGAATTGCAGAGTCATAGACTCTTTAGccaaagaaagaatttaaaaataatctaaaccAATCCTCTCATTTTGCAATTAAAAACCCCTATTTTTACAGTTTAACTTGCTTAAACTCACAAAGAACCAAATCTTGTTTGacactttttcatattttttaaagtacttgttGTATAAAAAGACGTTTTATACTTTTACCTTCATTTGTTCACCATGATATAGTTATTTGTGCTTCAGTTTTGCAGTGGAGGAAACCAAAGCTTTGAGAAGTTAACTTACCTGTCTACTGTTAAAAAGAGGAACCGAGGTATGAAACTGAGTTTTTTGCCTTCCCTGACCAAGACTCTGAAAAAATAAGTCACCATGTATGTTAGTAAATTTCATTGGAAGTCTTACTTAATGTGTGACTCGCTTACACTCTTTCATGATGAGTCCTTGCCATGTGGAAGGCACTCTGAAGAATACAAATAAGTAAGACTGTAAGATGTAATTCCTACTTCCACAAAGTAAAGCCCTCTGCATATATGTTTACTGATGTAATGCACCTTGAGGTTAATGACTCAGTGTTCCATAACTTTACCAACAGAAATTTTCCCAGTATTCCACAGAGCATGAATGGATCAGGGCATATTTGTTTTCAGTCTGATAGAGTTGGCTGTTTGAGTGCCACAGCCGACAGTGATAGCCAAGCCTCAACCAATGTTAACTAGACACAAGCTGCAGAAAAGGCATGGTGTGAAGTTGATGAAGAAACCAGTTGATATTCAATATTGTTCCTGCTTCAGGAGCAACTTAAAAATAAAGTGGTGGAACAGAGGACATACCTCTAGGTAGATGATAGTTCAAAGGCATTTGTGGCCATTATCAGATGAGTAgtctagaaaataataattggaaCTCATCAGGGGCAAAAAAGAATCCTATGGGCAGAGGAAGATCCTCAGAGGATGTGGGACGTGAGCCAAACTCTGAAAAAATAATGTAGATGGAACCCAGAATTCCAAGATTCCAATCTTACTTTCTAGTCACAACTCTGCCAGTTGCCAGTGGTGAAGCTGGTATAAGCCACGTATCTCTGAGCCAATTTTCTTACCTTCAAAGTGAAGACAATAGCACCAGCCATACTTTCCTTAGGATGTTTTGCAGGCTAAATGAGATAATGGGTGAGAAAGCATCTTCAAAATTGCTAACTTGTTTTGAACTATAGTGTTGCTGTTGGTAATAATATTATAAGCAGAGCTGAATGGGGAGTTCCTAAGCAACCATCTGAACTCACGTATGGAGGTGGGATTGCAGGTGGCATGTTGGCAGGAGCTTGTAGGAAAGTTGGCCATTCAGATTAGAAGAGTGTGAACCATTAATGCCTCAGTCGGTTACTTCTACAGGCAATTGGAACTTCTTGTCATCAAACAAGGTGAAGAGACTGCGCCTTTGAGAGTAATTGCATCCCTATAGAGAAATCAtacttttacagaaaaatttctGTAGGATCTCACCAATCGGGTTTCTAGATTCAAGCCCAAGAATTCTGCCTCCCGTTCATAACATGGAATTTCTCAGTTGTTAGTCTGTGATTATTTCACAAAGTGTGTAGGGGGATGGATAGGATATTTGTAGCATATTTAATTAGGAGAAAAAGttattgtatatacatatgcttatacacatgtgtgtgcatatttatgtgtctatatatacacatgtgtgtgtatgtgtgtgtattttaaactttctagaaaacagtaagaaaaaaacagataacccaatagaaaatacaaaatttaattgtCCAGTCTATTTTTTCATGTTCGTTTCTATGGCCTATCTACAGTTTGGGGTAGTGATTAATTATGCTGATGTGAACCTTTTGGTCATGTATCTTGGTGCAAAAATGCATTAATTTTTCTGGGCTAAATATACCTGGAAGTAGAATTGTTGAATTGTAGGGTTTATCCATTTTCAACTTTTGTAAATAATGTGATGctattttccaaagtagttaTACCAGTTTTTACTCCTATGAACAGTGTGTGAGAGTTCTTACTGCCAGTTCTTGGTATTACTGG
This portion of the Macaca mulatta isolate MMU2019108-1 chromosome 14, T2T-MMU8v2.0, whole genome shotgun sequence genome encodes:
- the OR5B21 gene encoding olfactory receptor 5B21, whose translation is MENRTEVTEFILLGLTDDPNLQIPLLLAFLFIYLITLLGNGAMMVIIHSDSHLHTPMYFFLSNLSFVDLGYSSAVAPKTVAALQSGDKAISYNGCAAQFFFFVGFATVECYLLASMAYDRHAAVCRPLHYTTTMTAGVCALLATGSYVSGFLNASIHAAGTFRLSFCGSNEINHFFCDIPPLLALSCSDTRISKLVVFFVVGFNVFFTLLVILISYFFICITIQRMRSAEGRKKVFSTCASHLTAMSIFYGTIIFMYLQPNSSQSMDTDKIASVFYTVVIPMLNPLIYSLRNKEVKSALWKILNKLYPQY